The Thermoleophilia bacterium genome includes the window GTGCTTGTGACACTGAATAACCTAGACCCACCGTCTCATAGGGGTAGCGGAAGGGCATGACGTCGTTAAAGACTCCGAGGCCGATTCCTGTGAAGAAATGGTCTTCAATTCCTTGTAGCGCGGACAGCCATATGTCAAGCCGTGCAACCATCTTCACCTCTAATGATTCGTCGCGGAGGAGCATGTTGACCAAGGTGGCCAGCCGGCCGGACGCAAGAAGGAGCCAGCCACCCACACCCAGAGCCATTCCCCAGACCCAAAGCCACCGGCGCGTGCGAAGCACAGCCACAACCAGACCAGCCAGAATAAGCCCAGCAAGAGCAGCACGGGAGCCACTCATGAAGACAACGACGGTGCCGATGCTGGCTACCACTGCTGCTGACCAGCGGAGACCGCGAGTGACTTTTGGTTCGCCGATCAGCGCAAAGGCAAAAGCAGTGCATACCGCCAAGATCCCTCCGGTCTGGTTGGCTTGCAGACCCGAGATATTCCACCAGGGGAGGGAACGTATGGAGGGGAGCGATCCGTATACCTTCTCGAGCCAGGCCAATTTGTGGGCGGGCCAGTCGGTTGCAAACAGGGCCACGATGGTTGCTATCCCTGCGAAGATCACAAAAAGCCAGGGTGCAGCCCGAGAGAGGCTCAACCTCGCGGCAAGCTTCTGGGCAGGGCCTGAGAAGACAAGGAGCGCTATGCTCCCGCCCAGACCTAATACCGTCCAAGGCAGGCTCGCCTTGTGAGCCGGTGACACAGCAAAGGAGACCACGAAGGCAGCGGCCAGAATTAGCGCGCCAGCCTGGCAGAGCACAATGTCCGTCCCCGTAAGGCGAGCGGCTTGCTGTCTAAGCTCCTGCGAAATGCAATCCTGCCGTGTGTTCATGGTGATCTGTCCGGGGGTCCAAATAGTCTCGCCAATCGGTCCAGCAAGGGGGGAATCCCTCCCGCTGAGCTGATACCGTCAAGGTAAGCCTCGGCTGCCTTCTGTTTCATTCCGAGCGCCTTGTAACAGTCGCCCAGAAAGGCAAAGACGTACGGATCTCTGCTTCCCTTGTCGACAGCGTCTTGGAGCGCGGAAAGAGCTTCCTCTGCCGGAAGACAGCGGTATGTGACTAGCGCATACGCCTGTACGATCTGCACATCGGCCGGGAGCTTTTCCTTGCCCTGGGTGTAAACCTGACGCGCAAGGCCGATAAGTCCTTGTTCTTCGTACCAGGCTCCGAGGACCAGGTACCCTTCGGCCTGCAGAGGGTCAAGTTGAATTGCCTTCACCAAGAGAGAGACTGCGTTTGAGTAGTCTCCAATCAGGAGCAGAGCCCGAGCTGCACTAACGCAAGTCCTAGCCGTTAGGTCGATTCTGGTGGCCTCCTGAATCAGAGCGCGTATGCGTGCCTGAGTAAGGACGAAGTCTATGACCTTGGGGTCCGGAAAATAGGAGAAGGAATCCACGGCATAGCTGGCGACCGGCTGCCTGCCGAGGCTCTGGGCTAGAGCTTGGGCAAGTGTAAGCCTGAGCGACTGCTCGGCCACATTACCTGGGGAGGCATTCTGAGCCAGCGCAAGGCCTTTTTCCAGTGCCATCGCCGCCAAATCTGGCTGTTGGGCGGAGAGAAGACCCCGTCCGATGCGAAGGAGTGTGTTCACACGCTCCGCGGTGGCTGCAGACAGAGGCTGGTGTGAGGCGAGACTGCGGTCGACGGCCAGGGTTTCGGCAAGATCCGCGCGCTTGAGCGCTGCTTCTAAGCTGGCCTGTGCTAGGAGGTAGAAATGCACGGCGTAAGCTGTCTCCCCGTGTTCTAAGTAGTTGTCTGCAGTCGAGACAAGCAAGTTGGTGGCGTCAATTCGTTGGTAGGCCTCTCTTGCCTCTTCCCAGTGTCCTAGCGCTGAGGCTACTTGGCCTAACCTCAGCTCCCCGAAGCGGTCTAACTTCCCGGCTCGGTGAGCTGCGAGTAGTTGCTGAAAGGCGTGCTCGCTCGGAGCCAACGCTGCCGCTGCTCCGTATGTACGCAAAATCTGGCGACGTAGGCGCTCCGCTGCGTCACTTGGATTGGTGCTCGGGAGCATGTCTTCCAAAGCTCCCATTGCTTTCGCCAGCAAAGGATCTGGGGAACTGGCGTCTTGCTCTCGTCCTTCCCCTTGCTGCGCGATTGCTGCCTTGTTGATGGCAATTCCAGCCTCATTTATGACCCAGAGGCTGTGCAAAGGTTGAATAAGCCAAAGTAACACCAGGCCGGCAGCGCCCAACAGCAGCCACCAGCGCAACGAGTAGGCTGGCATACTCCTCCTTGCGCAGGGGACGCGTTCAGACCAGCGAGCAGTTCACGGGTGCCGCCCGACCTACGCTGGTCCGACGCGCACCCCTACTCCTTCGTACGTAAAGCCCATCCTTACTAGGGTCTCCGCATCCAGGGCATTACGCCCGTCAAGAACAAGGGGTCTGGCCATTACTTGTTTTGCTTTGGCCCAGTCCAGATGCAGAAATTCATCCCACTCTGTAACAAGCACGCACGCTTCAGCTCCCTCGAGCGCAGCTAGCGCCGAGGGCGCATATACCATGTCGGGTAATACTGCCCGCATATTGTTGATAGCGACAGGATCGTATCCAACCACAACAGCGCCTTCGGCCATCAATCTTCCTGCCAGGACAATAGAAGGAGCTTGGCGAATGTCGTCAGTATTGGGTTTAAAGGAAAGTCCTAAGAGCGCGATCTTCTTGCTGCGAAGCTCGTTGCCTAGGTGGCGCTTTATCTTTGCCACCATACGCCTCTTTTGCAGTTCATTTACCTCAATTACAGCCGTGAGCAACTGGAAGTGATAGCCAATGTTCCCCGCGATCTGCTTTAAAGCAGACACATCTTTCGGGAAGCAGCTACCTCCATAGCCAATTCCAGCCTGTAGGAAATGGGGACCAATGCGATGGTCAAGCCCCATTCCTTGTGCAACCACTCTGACGTCGGCCCCTGTAGCTTCGCACACGTTTGCGATCTCGTTAATGAAGCTGATCTTGGTGGCAAGGAACGCGTTCGACGCATACTTGATCATCTCAGCCGAGGCTACATCCGTGATAAGAACAGGGCAGTCCAATCCCTGGTAGAGCGCGGCCACTTCCTCGGCCGTGGTGCGGTCTGCAGCTCCAACGACAATGCGATCAGGGTGCATGAAATCCGCAATGGCGCTTCCTTCGCGAAGAAACTCGGGGTTTGATGCATACCGAATATGAGAATAGCCTCGTTCAGCCAATACGGCCTGTACTTGGGCTCCTGTGCCCACTGGGACGGTAGATTTGATTATAAGGACGCACGCGTCCCCGTCTCTAGGCAGTTGGTCAACAGCTTGCCAAATGCGCGAAAGGTCAGCGTCGCCAGACGGGGTGCCAGGGGTATCCACACACAGAAAGACAAACTCCGCTCCCGGATATGCTCCCTGTGGTTCAGAAACAAAACGCAGGCGAGCTCTGTTCTTTGATATGAGATCGCCAAGTCCAGGCTCATATATAGGTACTCCGCCTTCGCATAAGACGTTGATCTTATGCTGGTCAACGTCCAGCACTGTAACTTGGTGTCCAAGTTCAGCCATGCAAGCTGCGGTAACTAAACCTACATACCCTGCGCCCACTACGGTTAGCCTACTCACTAACACCTCCTTGCCGGGCTGTGGTCTCTTACAGGTCGCTGTGTCAATTGATCCCCAAGAACGCTAGGATGGCCTTTGTAAAGCCACCAACAATCTTGTCCTGGTAGTCCTCGGTAGCCAGTAGCCGGTCTTCGTCGGGGTTGGTCATGAACCCGATCTCAGCAAGAATAACCGGCACGTCTGACCAGTTAAAGCCGGTGAGGTCGCTGCGGGCATCCACTCCACGGTCAACTGCCCCTGTCGCTGCTACCAGCGCCTCTTGCGCAAGGAGAGCTGCCCGGCGCGATTCACTCGCAATGTCATCGGTCCAGCCTTTGATGGAGGCTGGATAAAGCACATGGATACCTCGCGTGGCGGGGTTGTCAGAGCCGTCCGCATGAATGCGAACAAACAGGTCGGCTTTGGCCTGGTTAGCAATTTGTGCCCGCTCGATGTTGGATAGATTGACGTCTTGCGTAGTGCGAGTCATCACCACTCTGATGCCGTGGGCCAACAGGCTGTCCCGCAGTTTTAGCCCTATGGTCAGGACCAACTGACTCTCGGGGATTCCGGTTGACACTCCAGCTGTGCCGCTAGATACCTTGGCCTTACGGGTGCTGGACCCGGGGCCGATCGGCTCGGTCTCACAGTTTGCCTTGGCCTGATGTCCCGGGTCGATCACAACGACTTTTGAAGTGGAGGCGCCAGCTGTGACCGGCGCTGCCGAGGTTGAAGAAGTTGGCGGCGGCTTGGTAGTTGAAACATGAGCTGGGGCCGAAGTAGCTGCCGGGTCAATTGTGGGGTTAGAGGTAGATGAGGCAGGCCGGGTCGTAGAAGCGGTGGATTCTACTTGTCTTGAGCCCGTGTTCTTAACTGTCGTGGTGGTTGCGTTGGAGGAAGTGTCGCCTCCAAGAGAAGCGAGTGAGTTCGCGTTTGTCGCAACGCTTGTGAGCTTGAGACTCTTAGGGGTCGTTGCGAGTTCGAGATCTTCGGGCGAAGAAGATCGCGAAAAATAAACGCTTGCAAAGACAATGGCTCCCACTACCAAAAGAACACTTGCTGTTCTTGCAAGCAAAGTCAGCCTGCGGCGCCGGGCGTGCCTTGCCCTAACCTGTTCGATGAGGCGGAGTGTCTCGGTGCTGCGTGGCTGAGGGCTTGTCATTGTAGAGAAGTTGGCTGCGAAATCACTGACGCGCGAGGCGAAGAGCGGCAAAGGCCAGCTCCACCGCCTCCTCGGCGGAACCTGCATGACGCACTGCGCTGCTGTCCGTGTTGAGGTTCTGCTTGGGATGTGACAGAGTCCAGCTGTGCAAGACGATCACGGGCCGCCCCAGCTTTGCTGCCAACGCTATTTCGGACAGGGTGCCGTATTCGCCGCCCACAGCTATGACCGCATCGCCGGAGCTGGCTACCGCTAGGTTGCGCGCATGACCAATGCCAGTGGTGACCGCATAATCAATGTACGGGTTGGCGGCGTGTCGCTCGTGTCCGGGTAGGATGCCGATAGTGGTTCCTCCTGCCTCTTTCGCCCCTCGGGCAGCTGCCTCCATAACGCCGCCAAGCCCGCCGCAAACAAGTACGGCTCCGCGGGCAGCCACCAGGCGGCCTACTTCCGTAGCAAGAGACCTTTCCTCCGCTGTGCACTCGCTACCGCCTACCACTGCAATATAGATTCGTTTCTCCATGCTCTCTTTGCGTAGGTCTGTTTCTCCATGCTCTCTGCGGTTGCGGGTTTTTGCCGAGGCTAGGATAGCACCATGCCTTCGGTCAGCCCGTTAAGGAGCTGAAGAGCGAGCTTCTTGTCAAGAGGCTCGTTCCAGTTGCCACACTTGGGAGACTGGATGCAGGAGGGGCAGCCTTTTTCGCAGGCACAATCGCGAATAAGATTCCTAGCATCTACAATCCACTCAGCAAATCTATTGAATCCTTGGCGGGATATACCCACTCCTCCTGCGTGCCCATCATAGATGAAGATAGTCGGTTGTCCGGTTTGGGCGTGAGCGGGAGTGGAGAGCCCGCCAATATCCCAGCGATCGCACATGGCGTACAAGGGCAGAAGGGCGATCATAGCGTGCTCCACGGCGTGTACGGCTCCCGGTAGCTGCCCCATCGC containing:
- a CDS encoding O-antigen ligase family protein, whose product is MNTRQDCISQELRQQAARLTGTDIVLCQAGALILAAAFVVSFAVSPAHKASLPWTVLGLGGSIALLVFSGPAQKLAARLSLSRAAPWLFVIFAGIATIVALFATDWPAHKLAWLEKVYGSLPSIRSLPWWNISGLQANQTGGILAVCTAFAFALIGEPKVTRGLRWSAAVVASIGTVVVFMSGSRAALAGLILAGLVVAVLRTRRWLWVWGMALGVGGWLLLASGRLATLVNMLLRDESLEVKMVARLDIWLSALQGIEDHFFTGIGLGVFNDVMPFRYPYETVGLGYSVSQAHNVFLDVALCLGMPGLIGFVLLICGIAVGAIRSFQCGQLSQATSLGILASLIAFLVFGVTDSISFGVPTSLIMWIWGIVICGMLPSKTALVSNGIGRQIVDKVQVLFFASFTGGGHKGRASWQRQRPLN
- a CDS encoding UDP-glucose/GDP-mannose dehydrogenase family protein, giving the protein MSRLTVVGAGYVGLVTAACMAELGHQVTVLDVDQHKINVLCEGGVPIYEPGLGDLISKNRARLRFVSEPQGAYPGAEFVFLCVDTPGTPSGDADLSRIWQAVDQLPRDGDACVLIIKSTVPVGTGAQVQAVLAERGYSHIRYASNPEFLREGSAIADFMHPDRIVVGAADRTTAEEVAALYQGLDCPVLITDVASAEMIKYASNAFLATKISFINEIANVCEATGADVRVVAQGMGLDHRIGPHFLQAGIGYGGSCFPKDVSALKQIAGNIGYHFQLLTAVIEVNELQKRRMVAKIKRHLGNELRSKKIALLGLSFKPNTDDIRQAPSIVLAGRLMAEGAVVVGYDPVAINNMRAVLPDMVYAPSALAALEGAEACVLVTEWDEFLHLDWAKAKQVMARPLVLDGRNALDAETLVRMGFTYEGVGVRVGPA
- a CDS encoding N-acetylmuramoyl-L-alanine amidase; protein product: MLARTASVLLVVGAIVFASVYFSRSSSPEDLELATTPKSLKLTSVATNANSLASLGGDTSSNATTTTVKNTGSRQVESTASTTRPASSTSNPTIDPAATSAPAHVSTTKPPPTSSTSAAPVTAGASTSKVVVIDPGHQAKANCETEPIGPGSSTRKAKVSSGTAGVSTGIPESQLVLTIGLKLRDSLLAHGIRVVMTRTTQDVNLSNIERAQIANQAKADLFVRIHADGSDNPATRGIHVLYPASIKGWTDDIASESRRAALLAQEALVAATGAVDRGVDARSDLTGFNWSDVPVILAEIGFMTNPDEDRLLATEDYQDKIVGGFTKAILAFLGIN
- a CDS encoding TIGR00725 family protein, which produces MEKRIYIAVVGGSECTAEERSLATEVGRLVAARGAVLVCGGLGGVMEAAARGAKEAGGTTIGILPGHERHAANPYIDYAVTTGIGHARNLAVASSGDAVIAVGGEYGTLSEIALAAKLGRPVIVLHSWTLSHPKQNLNTDSSAVRHAGSAEEAVELAFAALRLARQ